Proteins encoded within one genomic window of Bos indicus x Bos taurus breed Angus x Brahman F1 hybrid chromosome 18, Bos_hybrid_MaternalHap_v2.0, whole genome shotgun sequence:
- the TMEM86B gene encoding lysoplasmalogenase yields the protein MDARKEGLLRKPRFSAQPRVGMGLLPFFLACAVYLLVRNADQPPWVNVLLKILPVLYLAGFLGTAHPGGGYRALLQGALLCSAVGDACLVWPEALRYGMAAFGLAHLLYLRAFGLTPLKPGLLLPLLLVSALYFRVLHPHMPPQVVWPLLAYSIVLVAMLWRGLARGGSAHWGALLFVLSDSVLAWNIFTYLVPHGHLLVMTTYYSAQMLITLSAFQNPRLKSH from the exons ATGGACGCCCGGAAGGAGGGGCTGCTCCGGAAACCTCGCTTCTCAGCTCAA CCGCGCGTGGGCATGGGGCTGCTCCCGTTCTTCCTCGCCTGTGCCGTCTACCTCCTCGTCCGGAACGCAGACCAGCCGCCCTGGGTCAACGTCCTGCTCAAGATCCTGCCCGTCCTCTACCTGGCGGGGTTCCTGGGGACCGCGCACCCCGGCGGGGGCTACCGCGCGCTCCTGCAAGGGGCCCTGCTTTGCTCGGCCGTGGGGGACGCCTGCCTCGTCTGGCCTGAGGCCTTACGCTACG GCATGGCTGCCTTCGGCCTGGCCCACCTGCTCTACCTCCGGGCCTTCGGCCTCACACCCCTGAAGCCTGGCCTCCTGCTGCCCCTCCTCCTGGTTTCCGCCCTCTACTTCCGGGTCCTGCATCCTCATATGCCACCCCAAGTGGTCTGGCCCCTGCTGGCTTACTCCATAGTCCTGGTCGCCATGCTGTGGCGGGGCCTGGCCCGGGGCGGGAGTGCCCACTGGGGCGCCCTGCTGTTCGTGCTTTCGGACTCCGTGCTGGCCTGGAACATCTTCACCTACCTTGTGCCCCACGGCCACCTGCTGGTCATGACCACCTACTACTCGGCCCAGATGCTCATCACCCTGTCGGCCTTCCAGAACCCCAGACTCAAGTCCCACTGA
- the PTPRH gene encoding receptor-type tyrosine-protein phosphatase H isoform X2, whose translation MGSGPRELTVRAESVPPWAPESESDSSSTISNLTVQNQTSSSITLSWKVPEGSEPETYCVQWTGDGNATVSQNTTNTTITVKGLEAGTLYEFSVYAVKDGFNSSVHLNACTAPSEVTALQKQNQTDSSITLQWEAPADPQPQFYVYWVHWASRGYPQRKRGPQGHQDNQTGSTNRTHYTVEALVPGTWYCFNVWAESYGVHGYKQSLNASTAPDPANITSCVITSGGHEVILAWSCPQGGYEAFELEVKGQLGPQNSSSCGDAVKVSLLRPAQSSSATVMTVWDEMRAPSASVACHMESGHAGVIAGAVVSVLLLLILVGLLLFFLKRRRRKREKKPAPKDLEIRFPGDILAEDFAEHVWRNERDSNYGFAEEYQQLALEDHGQSQTVASALENSGKNRYRNVLPYDWSRVPLQALLGQPGSEYINASFIPGLWSPREFIAAQGPLPQTVGDFWRMVWEQQSHTLVMLTNCVESGRVKCEHYWPLDAQPFTHGHLQVTLVGEEVAENWAVRNLKLCHVQQQKTLPVRQFHYMTWPDHGVPHSPDPLLAFWRMLRQWLDQTVGGGPPIVHCSAGVGRTGTLIALDVLLRQLECEGLVGPFGYVKKMRESRPLMVQTEAQYVFLHQCILQFLQQSATVRAQKGATYENLLMENGAATEA comes from the exons ATGGGCAGCGGCCCCCGAGAGCTGACTGTGCGTGCAGAGTCCGTCCCACCCTGGGCACCTGAGTCAGAATCCGACT cctccagcacCATCAGCAACCTGACTGTGCAGAATCAGACTAGCAGCTCCATCACCCTGAGCTGGAAGGTGCCTGAAGGCTCTGAGCCTGAGACCTACTGTGTCCAGTGGACTGGTGACGGTAATGCAACTGTGTCTCAAAACACAACAAATACCACCATCACAGTGAAAGGACTTGAAGCCGGGACGTTGTACGAATTCTCTGTGTACGCAGTAAAGGATGGATTCAATAGCTCGGTGCATCTCAATGCCTGCACAG CTCCCAGCGAGGTTACGGCCCTGCAGAAGCAAAATCAGACTGACAGCTCCATCACCCTGCAGTGGGAAGCCCCTGCAGACCCACAGCCCCAGTTCTATGTATACTGGGTCCATTGGGCCAGCAGAGGATATCCCCAGAGGAAGCGAGGTCCCCAAGGACACCAGGACAACCAGACAGGCAGCACCAACAGGACTCACTATACGGTGGAGGCGCTGGTGCCCGGGACTTGGTACTGCTTCAACGTGTGGGCCGAGAGCTACGGTGTACACGGTTACAAACAGAGCCTCAATGCGTCCACGG CCCCAGATCCTGCCAACATCACCTCCTGTGTCATCACCTCTGGGGGCCACGAGGTCATCCTGGCCTGGTCCTGCCCCCAGGGAGGCTATGAGGCCTTTGAACTGGAGGTCAAGGGGCAGCTAGGCCCCCAGAACAGCTCCTCCTGCGGGGATGCTGTGAAGGTGTCGTTACTCAGGCCGGCTCAGTCCTCCTCAGCCACAGTCATGACCGTCTGGGATGAAATGAGGGCCCCATCTGCCTCGGTGGCTTGTCACATGGAGAGCGGGCACGCGG GGGTCATCGCCGGAGCCGTGGTCAGCGTCCTCCTGTTACTCATCCTGGTGGGCCTGCTGCTCTTCTTCCTGAAGAGGAG GCGtagaaagagggagaagaaacCCGCACCCAAGGATCTGGAGATCAG GTTCCCAGGGGACATCCTGGCGGAAGACTTTGCCGAGCACGTCTGGAGAAACGAGAGGGACAGCAACTATGGCTTTGCCGAGGAGTACCAG CAACTGGCCCTGGAGGACCACGGCCAGTCCCAGACGGTGGCCTCAGCCCTGGAGAACAGCGGCAAAAACCGCTACAGGAACGTGCTGCCCT ACGACTGGTCCCGCGTGCCCCTGCAGGCCCTCCTCGGACAGCCGGGCTCCGAGTACATCAACGCCAGCTTCATCCCC GGTCTCTGGAGCCCCCGGGAGTTCATTGCGGCCCAGGGTCCCCTGCCGCAGACCGTGGGAGACTTCTGGCGCATGGTCTGGGAGCAGCAGAGCCACACCCTGGTCATGCTGACCAACTGCGTGGAGTCCGGCCGG GTGAAGTGTGAGCATTACTGGCCTCTGGACGCCCAGCCCTTCACCCACGGGCACCTGCAGGTGACGctggtgggggaggaggtggcGGAGAACTGGGCGGTCCGGAACCTGAAGCTCTGCCAT GTGCAACAGCAGAAGACTTTGCCGGTGCGTCAGTTCCACTACATGACCTGGCCAGACCACGGCGTGCCCCACTCCCCAGACCCCTTGCTGGCCTTCTGGAGAATGCTCCGGCAGTGGCTGGACCAGACGGTGGGGGGCGGGCCTCCGATCGTGCACTGCAG CGCCGGCGTGGGCCGCACAGGCACCCTCATTGCTTTGGATGTGCTGCTGCGGCAGCTGGAGTGTGAGGGTCTCGTGGGGCCCTTTGGTTACGTGAAGAAGATGCGGGAGAGCCGCCCACTGATGGTGCAGACTGAG GCCCAGTACGTGTTCCTGCACCAGTGCATCCTTCAGTTTCTGCAACAGTCAGCCACAGTGCGGGCTCAGAAGGGGGCCACCTACGAGAACCTGCTGATGGAGAATGGAGCTGCTACAGAGGCCTAA
- the PTPRH gene encoding receptor-type tyrosine-protein phosphatase H isoform X1, translated as MTGAGGGLRAWGSLLLLGLCSWTGARAAASSTISNLTVQNQTSSSITLSWKVPEGSEPETYCVQWTGDGNATVSQNTTNTTITVKGLEAGTLYEFSVYAVKDGFNSSVHLNACTAPSEVTALQKQNQTDSSITLQWEAPADPQPQFYVYWVHWASRGYPQRKRGPQGHQDNQTGSTNRTHYTVEALVPGTWYCFNVWAESYGVHGYKQSLNASTAPDPANITSCVITSGGHEVILAWSCPQGGYEAFELEVKGQLGPQNSSSCGDAVKVSLLRPAQSSSATVMTVWDEMRAPSASVACHMESGHAGVIAGAVVSVLLLLILVGLLLFFLKRRRRKREKKPAPKDLEIRFPGDILAEDFAEHVWRNERDSNYGFAEEYQQLALEDHGQSQTVASALENSGKNRYRNVLPYDWSRVPLQALLGQPGSEYINASFIPGLWSPREFIAAQGPLPQTVGDFWRMVWEQQSHTLVMLTNCVESGRVKCEHYWPLDAQPFTHGHLQVTLVGEEVAENWAVRNLKLCHVQQQKTLPVRQFHYMTWPDHGVPHSPDPLLAFWRMLRQWLDQTVGGGPPIVHCSAGVGRTGTLIALDVLLRQLECEGLVGPFGYVKKMRESRPLMVQTEAQYVFLHQCILQFLQQSATVRAQKGATYENLLMENGAATEA; from the exons ATGACCGGGGCTGGCGGTGGCCTCCGGGCCTGggggagcctgctgctgctg GGCCTGTGCAGCTGGACAGGGGCCAGGGCGGCTG cctccagcacCATCAGCAACCTGACTGTGCAGAATCAGACTAGCAGCTCCATCACCCTGAGCTGGAAGGTGCCTGAAGGCTCTGAGCCTGAGACCTACTGTGTCCAGTGGACTGGTGACGGTAATGCAACTGTGTCTCAAAACACAACAAATACCACCATCACAGTGAAAGGACTTGAAGCCGGGACGTTGTACGAATTCTCTGTGTACGCAGTAAAGGATGGATTCAATAGCTCGGTGCATCTCAATGCCTGCACAG CTCCCAGCGAGGTTACGGCCCTGCAGAAGCAAAATCAGACTGACAGCTCCATCACCCTGCAGTGGGAAGCCCCTGCAGACCCACAGCCCCAGTTCTATGTATACTGGGTCCATTGGGCCAGCAGAGGATATCCCCAGAGGAAGCGAGGTCCCCAAGGACACCAGGACAACCAGACAGGCAGCACCAACAGGACTCACTATACGGTGGAGGCGCTGGTGCCCGGGACTTGGTACTGCTTCAACGTGTGGGCCGAGAGCTACGGTGTACACGGTTACAAACAGAGCCTCAATGCGTCCACGG CCCCAGATCCTGCCAACATCACCTCCTGTGTCATCACCTCTGGGGGCCACGAGGTCATCCTGGCCTGGTCCTGCCCCCAGGGAGGCTATGAGGCCTTTGAACTGGAGGTCAAGGGGCAGCTAGGCCCCCAGAACAGCTCCTCCTGCGGGGATGCTGTGAAGGTGTCGTTACTCAGGCCGGCTCAGTCCTCCTCAGCCACAGTCATGACCGTCTGGGATGAAATGAGGGCCCCATCTGCCTCGGTGGCTTGTCACATGGAGAGCGGGCACGCGG GGGTCATCGCCGGAGCCGTGGTCAGCGTCCTCCTGTTACTCATCCTGGTGGGCCTGCTGCTCTTCTTCCTGAAGAGGAG GCGtagaaagagggagaagaaacCCGCACCCAAGGATCTGGAGATCAG GTTCCCAGGGGACATCCTGGCGGAAGACTTTGCCGAGCACGTCTGGAGAAACGAGAGGGACAGCAACTATGGCTTTGCCGAGGAGTACCAG CAACTGGCCCTGGAGGACCACGGCCAGTCCCAGACGGTGGCCTCAGCCCTGGAGAACAGCGGCAAAAACCGCTACAGGAACGTGCTGCCCT ACGACTGGTCCCGCGTGCCCCTGCAGGCCCTCCTCGGACAGCCGGGCTCCGAGTACATCAACGCCAGCTTCATCCCC GGTCTCTGGAGCCCCCGGGAGTTCATTGCGGCCCAGGGTCCCCTGCCGCAGACCGTGGGAGACTTCTGGCGCATGGTCTGGGAGCAGCAGAGCCACACCCTGGTCATGCTGACCAACTGCGTGGAGTCCGGCCGG GTGAAGTGTGAGCATTACTGGCCTCTGGACGCCCAGCCCTTCACCCACGGGCACCTGCAGGTGACGctggtgggggaggaggtggcGGAGAACTGGGCGGTCCGGAACCTGAAGCTCTGCCAT GTGCAACAGCAGAAGACTTTGCCGGTGCGTCAGTTCCACTACATGACCTGGCCAGACCACGGCGTGCCCCACTCCCCAGACCCCTTGCTGGCCTTCTGGAGAATGCTCCGGCAGTGGCTGGACCAGACGGTGGGGGGCGGGCCTCCGATCGTGCACTGCAG CGCCGGCGTGGGCCGCACAGGCACCCTCATTGCTTTGGATGTGCTGCTGCGGCAGCTGGAGTGTGAGGGTCTCGTGGGGCCCTTTGGTTACGTGAAGAAGATGCGGGAGAGCCGCCCACTGATGGTGCAGACTGAG GCCCAGTACGTGTTCCTGCACCAGTGCATCCTTCAGTTTCTGCAACAGTCAGCCACAGTGCGGGCTCAGAAGGGGGCCACCTACGAGAACCTGCTGATGGAGAATGGAGCTGCTACAGAGGCCTAA
- the SYT5 gene encoding synaptotagmin-5 isoform X1, translating to MFPEPPTPGPPSPDTPPDSSRISHGPVPPWALATIVLVSGLLVFSCCFCLYRKRCRRRMGKKSQAQAQVHLQEVKELGRSYIDKVQPEVEELEPTPSGPGQQVAEKNELGRLQYSLDYDFQTGQLLVGIVQAEGLAALDIGGSSDPYVRVYLLPDKRRRHETRVHRQTLNPHFGETFAFKVPYVELGGRILVMAVYDFDRFSRNDAIGEVRVPMSSVDLGRPVLAWRELQAAPREEQEKLGDICFSLRYVPTAGKLTVIVLEAKNLKKMDVGGLSDPYVKVHLLQGGKKVRKKKTTIKKNTLNPYYNEAFSFEVPCDQVQKVQVELTVLDYDKLGKNEAIGRVAVGAAAGGAGLRHWADMLANPRRPIAQWHSLRPPDRVRPPPAP from the exons ATGTTCCCGGAGCCCCCAACACCCGGGCCTCCATCGCCCGACACGCCTCCTGACTCGAGTCGCATCAGCCACGGCCCCG tgccCCCCTGGGCTCTGGCCACCATCGTGCTGGTCTCAGGCCTCCTCGTCTTCAGCTGCTGTTTCTGTCTCTACCGGAAGCGTTGTCGGAGGCGGATGGGCAAGAAGAGCCAGGCCCAAGCCCAGGTTCACCTTCAGGAAGTGAAGGAGCTGGGCCGGAGCTACATAGACAAG GTGCAGCCAGAAGTGGAAGAGCTGGAGCCGACGCCCTCGGGGCCAGGGCAGCAGGTGGCTGAGAAGAATGAACTAGGACGACTGCAGTACTCACTGGACTATGATTTCCAGACTGGTCAG CTGCTGGTGGGCATCGTGCAAGCTGAGGGACTGGCAGCCTTGGACATAGGTGGCTCCTCTGATCCCTACGTGCGGGTCTACCTGCTGCCAGACAAACGGAGGCGGCACGAGACCAGGGTGCATCGGCAGACGCTGAACCCTCACTTTGGGGAGACTTTTGCCTTCAAG GTCCCCTACGTGGAGCTGGGGGGCCGGATCCTGGTCATGGCGGTGTACGACTTCGACCGCTTCTCCCGCAACGACGCCATCGGGGAGGTGCGAGTCCCCATGAGCTCCGTGGACTTGGGGCGGCCAGTGCTGGCCTGGCGCGAGCTGCAGGCGGCGCCTCGCGAGGAG CAGGAGAAACTAGGAGACATCTGCTTCTCCCTCCGCTATGTCCCCACGGCCGGGAAGCTCACCGTCATCGTCCTGGAGGCCAAAAACCTGAAGAAGATGGACGTGGGGGGACTGTCAG atCCGTATGTCAAGGTCCACCTGCTGCAGGGCGGCAAAAAGGTGCGGAAGAAGAAAACCACCATCAAGAAGAACACTCTGAACCCCTATTACAACGAGGCCTTCAGCTTTGAAGTGCCCTGTGACCAGGTCCAG AAGGTGCAGGTGGAGCTGACTGTGCTGGACTACGACAAGCTGGGCAAGAACGAGGCCATCGGGAGGGTGGCTGTAGGGGCAGCGGCCGGGGGGGCTGGCCTGCGGCACTGGGCAGACATGCTGGCCAACCCCCGGCGGCCCATCGCCCAGTGGCACTCGCTGCGGCCCCCTGACCGAGTGAGGCCGCCGCCAGCACCCTGA
- the SYT5 gene encoding synaptotagmin-5 isoform X2, with translation MFPEPPTPGPPSPDTPPDSSRISHGPVPPWALATIVLVSGLLVFSCCFCLYRKRCRRRMGKKSQAQAQVHLQEVKELGRSYIDKVQPEVEELEPTPSGPGQQVAEKNELGRLQYSLDYDFQTGQLLVGIVQAEGLAALDIGGSSDPYVRVYLLPDKRRRHETRVHRQTLNPHFGETFAFKVPYVELGGRILVMAVYDFDRFSRNDAIGEVRVPMSSVDLGRPVLAWRELQAAPREEEKLGDICFSLRYVPTAGKLTVIVLEAKNLKKMDVGGLSDPYVKVHLLQGGKKVRKKKTTIKKNTLNPYYNEAFSFEVPCDQVQKVQVELTVLDYDKLGKNEAIGRVAVGAAAGGAGLRHWADMLANPRRPIAQWHSLRPPDRVRPPPAP, from the exons ATGTTCCCGGAGCCCCCAACACCCGGGCCTCCATCGCCCGACACGCCTCCTGACTCGAGTCGCATCAGCCACGGCCCCG tgccCCCCTGGGCTCTGGCCACCATCGTGCTGGTCTCAGGCCTCCTCGTCTTCAGCTGCTGTTTCTGTCTCTACCGGAAGCGTTGTCGGAGGCGGATGGGCAAGAAGAGCCAGGCCCAAGCCCAGGTTCACCTTCAGGAAGTGAAGGAGCTGGGCCGGAGCTACATAGACAAG GTGCAGCCAGAAGTGGAAGAGCTGGAGCCGACGCCCTCGGGGCCAGGGCAGCAGGTGGCTGAGAAGAATGAACTAGGACGACTGCAGTACTCACTGGACTATGATTTCCAGACTGGTCAG CTGCTGGTGGGCATCGTGCAAGCTGAGGGACTGGCAGCCTTGGACATAGGTGGCTCCTCTGATCCCTACGTGCGGGTCTACCTGCTGCCAGACAAACGGAGGCGGCACGAGACCAGGGTGCATCGGCAGACGCTGAACCCTCACTTTGGGGAGACTTTTGCCTTCAAG GTCCCCTACGTGGAGCTGGGGGGCCGGATCCTGGTCATGGCGGTGTACGACTTCGACCGCTTCTCCCGCAACGACGCCATCGGGGAGGTGCGAGTCCCCATGAGCTCCGTGGACTTGGGGCGGCCAGTGCTGGCCTGGCGCGAGCTGCAGGCGGCGCCTCGCGAGGAG GAGAAACTAGGAGACATCTGCTTCTCCCTCCGCTATGTCCCCACGGCCGGGAAGCTCACCGTCATCGTCCTGGAGGCCAAAAACCTGAAGAAGATGGACGTGGGGGGACTGTCAG atCCGTATGTCAAGGTCCACCTGCTGCAGGGCGGCAAAAAGGTGCGGAAGAAGAAAACCACCATCAAGAAGAACACTCTGAACCCCTATTACAACGAGGCCTTCAGCTTTGAAGTGCCCTGTGACCAGGTCCAG AAGGTGCAGGTGGAGCTGACTGTGCTGGACTACGACAAGCTGGGCAAGAACGAGGCCATCGGGAGGGTGGCTGTAGGGGCAGCGGCCGGGGGGGCTGGCCTGCGGCACTGGGCAGACATGCTGGCCAACCCCCGGCGGCCCATCGCCCAGTGGCACTCGCTGCGGCCCCCTGACCGAGTGAGGCCGCCGCCAGCACCCTGA